The Mesoplasma tabanidae sequence CAAACATTTTAAATTCAATTAATCCGTATTTATGTTTAATTTTTTCTAACCATAAAGATGACATTCCAAAATATGTAAAATTAATTAGAGAAATAACAGGTCAAAATGTTGGTGAATTGCATGGTGATTTACAACCAAGAACTAGAATGAACATGTTAAAGAAAATAAAAAATAACGAGTTTAAATTTGTTGTAGCAACCGATGTTGCTGCAAGAGGCGTTGACATTATAGGAGTTAGCCATGTTATTTCAATTGATTTGCCAACAGATCTTTCATATTACATTCATAGAAGTGGAAGAACCGGAAGAAGTAAAATGACTGGTGAAAGTTATGTTTTATATAATGTTAAAAATCAAGAAAAAATTGAATCACTTGAAAAAATAGGAATTGAATTTACTCGCTTAAGAATGGACAACAATGAGCTTATTGAGATTAGAAGTAAAAATAAGAAAAAGGCAAAGCATTATGAAGACTTAGATACTGATTCAAAAAAAGTTATTGCTAAATATAGTAATCAAAAAGTTAAACCTGGATATAAGAAAAAAAGAAAAAGAGAACTTGATGAAATAACAAGAAAAAAACGCCGTGAACATATTAAGAAAAGCATTGATAAAATAAAAAAAGAAAAATATAGAAAACGTCGTGAAGAATTATTTGATTAATATTTAAAAAAGTGGATAAATCCGCTTTTTATTTTTTTAATTTTTAGTATTATTAAAAATAGAATTAATTACATATAAGGAAAAGTAGGTATGGCAAGAAAAAAAAGAATAAAAATTTATTCGTCAAATGGTAAAAAAGCATTACTACTTTCTCCCGAGGAAATCTTAATAATAAAAAATGATCCCAGTTATGAAAAAAACTATGAAGCTGAGTTTAATAAAGGGAAGCAAGCCTTTGAAGTACGTAACTATTACGCAATAGGTTTTTGAAATGATCTTTTATATGTTCTAATTGGTGCTTTTCTTTCAACAATAGCAATTGATTATTTCATTTCCATAACAGGTAATGCTGGTCTTTTCCCAGGAGGATTGGGAGCTATTGCTCGTTTCTTCTCTATTATTGGAGCAAATAATATTACAGTATCTGCAAGTACTCTTTATTTTATAATTTATTTTATTATGAATATTCCTTTAGTAATTTTTGGGTTCATAAAGATTGGTTGAAAATTTTCAACTTTAACATTAATTTACTCTATTGTTTCAATTTTTTTTGACCTTATATTACAAAACATTCCTTATATTAATCCTAATGAGTTAAGTTTACTAATTGATTACAATTTAATAAGTACACTTCCTGGAGCATGAGGAGCAATTATTTGAATTTTTGCATTCGCAATTTTTGGTGGAATGATTAATGGATTTAGTTATTCAATAACATATAAAGGAAATGCATCAACTGGTGGAAGTGATTGAATAACTTATTATTATTCAAAAAAATTAAATAAAGATATTGGTTCTTTAAATATTAAAATTAATATTTTTATTTTATTTATAGTTATTTGTTTAAATACAATTATTTTAAAAACTGAAGATATTGATCAAACAATTAAATTAAGTGCTGTTTATAATGAATATGATAATTGAAATTCATTAATAAGTTCTGATTTGGGTATGAAGTTAGATAATATATTTAGTGCGACTGACAAAAATAGTTCAGATTTATTTAAAAGTTGAGATATGTTAAAAAATGGAAACTGAAATAATGAAGATTGATTCAATATTTCAAAATATGTGTCAGCTACAAATGAATTTGATTCAACTTATACAACATCGCTTATTTTAAAAATGAAATTTAAATGAATCATAGGTCCAAGTTTATTTGCTTCTTTAATATTAATTATTATTCAAGGATTAACAGTTAATAAACTTTATCCAAAAAACAAAGTTTTAAACTTGTTTATTTCAACAACTAAAATTAATGACATCCAACAATACTTATTTAGTGTTGGATATACTAACAACATTTTTATTTGAAGAACAGTAACTTCTAAGAAAAATGCATGAAATGATCAAGAACAAGATTTAATTATGATTTCAATGCCATTGTTATACTTTAAAAAAATTGAAGATTACTTATTAAAAATTGATGAAGATATGATTATTAACATTATTGGCAGCAATTCTGTTAAAGGTAAGAACTTTAGTTATACTTTTGATAATGAATTACGTGATAAAGCATTGACAGAAGAATTCTTGAATAATGGTAAATTAATGAAAAAGATTGAAAGTAACACTATCATTAAAACACATAAGAAATTGAAAAAAAATGGTGATAATATACAAAATGAGGTATAATCTTTTATAGATTATACTTTTTATTTTAAGTATTAACTTTTCAGACAAGGAGGAGTAAATAAATGAATAATAAAAAAACTTCATTTAAAAAAATAGCGCAAACCTTTTGTCTGCTTTTGATTATTTTTTCATTAATAATTTCAATTGTTTTCTCTTCATTAAGTATAGCTAATAAAACTAACTTAAATACTAGGTATTCTGGTGGATATGATGCTCTTATTGAAGTGTATGATGAAAAACAAAATTCAACTTCACCAGGATCAGCAACTACACCAAACGGTGATGCTAAATTAGCAGCTGATTCTTTACAAAAGAAACTGTCACCATTTTCTGATAATACAATTGATGTTAAAATAGTTGGACAACATAGAGTTTCTATTAGAGCAACTAAGGAACAATATCAAAATAATCCAAAATTATTTATAAATGCAATTGAGCAAGATGGTGGTTTAATGGCATTTACTCAATTAAATAATTCATATACTGATGTTTTATTTGATAATGCTTCTGTTAAAAAAATAACAGGTTCTGAAAATGGAATTTATGACAGTAACAATAACATAACAAATAAATTAGCAATTTCTCAAATTTTTGGTTCAGTTAAATATACTCCTGACAAATCTCAAAATAATTCTGGTCAACAAAATTCTCCATTCTTAACTTTTGAAGAAGGTTCAAATGGAAGTTATTTAAAAAATCTAACAGCAGCTACAACAGCATCTGAAGGTGGAGCTTCAACTCCTGCAAGTTTAACATTAATTTCTTCATTTGAAACTATTTTAAATAACTTAAGAGAATATTTTTTACAAACACCAAATGAAAAAGATTTAGATAAATATTTAGAAAATTATTATACAGGTGTTATTCAACCAGTACTAAGTTTCTATCCTAATGCTGATGCAAAACAAAAAGCTGTTATTGATGATTTTTTCACAGTTTCATATATGACTTCAGATGGACAAATGCCATCTACTTCATTAATTTCAGGAACTTTTAATAAATGATGAACAGACAGTGCAACAGATGAAAAAATGTTATTTAATACATCAAATAATACAGAACTTATCGTTAAAGAACTAAAAGCTTTATTTTATGGTGGAGTTTATGGAAACAAAACAAGCCCAAAAAATTACAGTTATAGCTTTACAAATAATGTTAATAAATATGTTATTGACCCTAATTCAACAACAGATGACTTTAAAAAAGCCGAAAACGGTAAAGAAGCAGGTAAGTATTCAGAAAATTTAACATTATATGCTGGTAATTCTGGTAGCCAATCAATGAGAATTGATGATGTTGCAAAAATAATAAATGATATTATGTTGTCAAAAGTTTTATTTGCCCAAAAATCATCTTCTTCAACATTTTCACAATATCTTGATGAATCAATTTTTGAAAAAAACTTTATTATGATTAATGATTCTATAACTCAAACAGGTGTTTCAGCAGCATCAGAATCACTATCAAGAGCTTCATTTACACCAAGTGTAGTTTATAATGGAGCAACAAGTCAATTAAAAGTAAAAACAAGATCAGCAACTATTGCAAAAACAATTGAAGCTTCAATTTCTCAAACAACTTCAGGATTTAGTTTTAAGGTAATTAAGCTAACTGAATTTAACCCAGAAATAACTCTTTACATGTTATTAGCGTCAATTATATTCTTATTAATTTTAGCTATTATAACAATGGTATTTTTAGTTATTGCATATAGATTATTAGGTATTTATACATTAATAATTGCGGTAACTTCAGTGGCTGTAACACTATTTACTCCAACAATATTTGGTATAGCAATAGGTATAGAAATTTATACTTTAATCTTTGTGATGGTTGGGCTTGTTTTAGAATCATGTATTCTGACAATAGAAGCATTTAAGAAACATCTAAATAAAGAAAAAAGATCTATTACTGAATCATTTAAATTATCATACAGAGAAAATTTAGGAATTATACTTGATTCATTTATCTTAATATTAATTCCTAACTTAATTATTTTCTGAGTTGGAACAGGTTCATTAAAAAACTTTGCTACTGTTGCAACAGTATCTACAGCAATAATTTTAGTTTTAGTAATTGTAGTCTTTAGATTAATGCTATATTTAACAGTTAAACTTGAAATATTTAAACACCATCCATTATGATTACCTATTGATACAAAAGATATTAAATCAGGTGTTGCAATTCGTGAAAAAATTAACTTATCAAAATATGAATATCAATTAAATATTTTAACTAATAAAGATAAAATTAGCTCAAAAGAGTTATTAAAGATCAAAAAAATTAATGATTTAATTGAAAATTTAAAAACTAAAATTGAAAATAAAGAAAAAAATTATCAATTAAAACTAGTTAAGAAAAATAAAGAAAAAACTATTAAGTTAAATCAAAAAATAGAGAAGTTAGAAAAATCAGATAAAAAAATTCGATGATATAAAAAAGACTGAATTGCGTTCTTAAAAGTTAATCGTGATGTTGCTAAAGTAATTTCAACCAATGAAGAAGTAGTTGTGGTTGAAGAAGCTAAAACAAAACGTAATCAAAACTGAATTTTTAATATAAATAGAATTATTATAGTTTTATTATTAGTATTCTCAGTGATTGGTGCAGTTGTAGCTGCTACAGTAGGTCCTAATTATTCAAACTTATTTGGTAAAGACAATACTTA is a genomic window containing:
- a CDS encoding YitT family ABC transporter encodes the protein MARKKRIKIYSSNGKKALLLSPEEILIIKNDPSYEKNYEAEFNKGKQAFEVRNYYAIGFWNDLLYVLIGAFLSTIAIDYFISITGNAGLFPGGLGAIARFFSIIGANNITVSASTLYFIIYFIMNIPLVIFGFIKIGWKFSTLTLIYSIVSIFFDLILQNIPYINPNELSLLIDYNLISTLPGAWGAIIWIFAFAIFGGMINGFSYSITYKGNASTGGSDWITYYYSKKLNKDIGSLNIKINIFILFIVICLNTIILKTEDIDQTIKLSAVYNEYDNWNSLISSDLGMKLDNIFSATDKNSSDLFKSWDMLKNGNWNNEDWFNISKYVSATNEFDSTYTTSLILKMKFKWIIGPSLFASLILIIIQGLTVNKLYPKNKVLNLFISTTKINDIQQYLFSVGYTNNIFIWRTVTSKKNAWNDQEQDLIMISMPLLYFKKIEDYLLKIDEDMIINIIGSNSVKGKNFSYTFDNELRDKALTEEFLNNGKLMKKIESNTIIKTHKKLKKNGDNIQNEV
- a CDS encoding protein translocase SecDF, variant type, which gives rise to MNNKKTSFKKIAQTFCLLLIIFSLIISIVFSSLSIANKTNLNTRYSGGYDALIEVYDEKQNSTSPGSATTPNGDAKLAADSLQKKLSPFSDNTIDVKIVGQHRVSIRATKEQYQNNPKLFINAIEQDGGLMAFTQLNNSYTDVLFDNASVKKITGSENGIYDSNNNITNKLAISQIFGSVKYTPDKSQNNSGQQNSPFLTFEEGSNGSYLKNLTAATTASEGGASTPASLTLISSFETILNNLREYFLQTPNEKDLDKYLENYYTGVIQPVLSFYPNADAKQKAVIDDFFTVSYMTSDGQMPSTSLISGTFNKWWTDSATDEKMLFNTSNNTELIVKELKALFYGGVYGNKTSPKNYSYSFTNNVNKYVIDPNSTTDDFKKAENGKEAGKYSENLTLYAGNSGSQSMRIDDVAKIINDIMLSKVLFAQKSSSSTFSQYLDESIFEKNFIMINDSITQTGVSAASESLSRASFTPSVVYNGATSQLKVKTRSATIAKTIEASISQTTSGFSFKVIKLTEFNPEITLYMLLASIIFLLILAIITMVFLVIAYRLLGIYTLIIAVTSVAVTLFTPTIFGIAIGIEIYTLIFVMVGLVLESCILTIEAFKKHLNKEKRSITESFKLSYRENLGIILDSFILILIPNLIIFWVGTGSLKNFATVATVSTAIILVLVIVVFRLMLYLTVKLEIFKHHPLWLPIDTKDIKSGVAIREKINLSKYEYQLNILTNKDKISSKELLKIKKINDLIENLKTKIENKEKNYQLKLVKKNKEKTIKLNQKIEKLEKSDKKIRWYKKDWIAFLKVNRDVAKVISTNEEVVVVEEAKTKRNQNWIFNINRIIIVLLLVFSVIGAVVAATVGPNYSNLFGKDNTYIVYGEYLYNLPGNNFDNVVLKIEEGQSKEKADQFRAEAEAMAKAANHNDIESGADDKKFVADLSKYTIEYIFSNDLVKTFYSGYKGTTKLNSVVAGTDYGHKDENISDDDLMPYIQIELSNQTNITKTKRLLNGIFTGKTRLGSNYTNASKGILGMYQIPFTAYGQINQIIVAFALLILILIAYILIRYKWTYYVALALALVVVVLITASLVIMFRVPLSTEILVTMVSIVAFTIMSVIFILGKTKTLISIKNKNELRYEFENEANAQAIIKHKVLEAIYNKKAFNKANKKRIKDIRREIVNIKLIKKSKFYVWDAFKAFFKTNKTPEIADLRKQIKVIRKENKTDLKPLRKQIKVVKKAGRKEITMILKDNKFVKSLFVDSLKFGVNRLIYISGFYLIFAIILAITIPSIAGVGITLLIGVFVANIVILTMSLPLLIWLEKRRIVANYGRKEFISQTNVSQEEQIVKDIND